In Chromobacterium rhizoryzae, one genomic interval encodes:
- a CDS encoding HD domain-containing phosphohydrolase — translation MRQARELLKTLYTMAMMVEARDAYTGGHLWRVSRLCYALADHLGLPQSEVERIALGGFLHDLGKVGVPDAVLNKPDKLSDAEYEVIKTHPQVGADLLSDHPLAELALDAVLRHHETPDGRGYPQGLRDKEIPLAARIVGIADAFDAMTSTRPYRQGMPKERALAIIRENLGSQFDRELGERFIQLGEAGRFDHIIGHSEPGIPLQSCQGCGPIIAVPRGMADGEEIFCPSCAGGYRLTRRGPNLELAPSGRSNPAQARQPRADPGLIDDLLLGAEQLLQTRKPSLLERLFG, via the coding sequence ATGCGACAAGCGCGGGAGCTGCTGAAAACGCTGTATACGATGGCGATGATGGTGGAGGCGCGAGACGCTTACACCGGTGGGCATTTATGGCGGGTGTCGCGGCTGTGCTACGCCTTGGCCGATCATCTGGGCCTGCCGCAGTCCGAGGTGGAACGCATCGCGCTGGGCGGCTTCCTGCACGATCTGGGCAAGGTGGGCGTGCCGGACGCGGTGCTGAACAAGCCGGACAAGCTCAGCGACGCCGAATACGAGGTGATCAAGACCCATCCGCAGGTGGGCGCGGATTTGTTGAGCGATCATCCCTTGGCGGAACTGGCGCTGGACGCGGTGCTGCGCCACCACGAAACGCCGGACGGCCGCGGCTATCCGCAGGGGCTGAGGGACAAGGAGATACCGCTGGCGGCGCGCATCGTCGGCATCGCGGACGCCTTCGACGCGATGACCAGCACCCGGCCGTACCGGCAGGGCATGCCCAAGGAGCGCGCCTTGGCCATCATCCGGGAGAATCTGGGCAGCCAGTTCGACCGCGAACTGGGCGAGCGCTTCATCCAGCTGGGCGAGGCCGGCCGTTTCGATCACATCATCGGCCACAGCGAACCGGGCATTCCCTTGCAAAGCTGCCAGGGCTGCGGCCCCATCATCGCCGTGCCGCGCGGCATGGCCGACGGCGAGGAAATTTTCTGTCCCAGCTGCGCCGGCGGCTATAGGCTGACGCGGCGCGGGCCGAACCTGGAGCTGGCGCCGTCCGGCCGTTCCAATCCGGCGCAGGCGCGGCAACCGCGCGCCGACCCGGGGCTGATAGACGATTTGCTCTTGGGCGCCGAGCAGTTGTTGCAAACGCGCAAACCCAGCCTGCTGGAACGGCTGTTTGGCTGA
- a CDS encoding TraR/DksA family transcriptional regulator produces MSDFFDRASELETEFREQAIARHYQQFDQTGYSHCEDCGDPIPSARRAIMPSCTRCVICQQLAEG; encoded by the coding sequence ATGAGTGACTTTTTCGATCGGGCCAGCGAGCTGGAAACCGAGTTCCGCGAGCAAGCGATTGCCCGCCATTACCAGCAGTTCGACCAGACAGGCTACAGCCACTGTGAGGATTGCGGCGACCCCATTCCGTCCGCGCGACGGGCGATTATGCCCAGCTGCACCCGCTGCGTGATTTGCCAACAACTGGCCGAAGGCTGA
- a CDS encoding alpha/beta hydrolase: MHQLDPALAVWLEEYNRELAELVAKGYKATSIGAREALANLTRQMVTPGPDIAWVNDDLVPGRDFTVPVRIYHPDPKRALPVLAFFHGGGHMVGSVSVYDPICRRLAAASQHVVVAADYRLAPESPYPAGLQDAAVVAKGLWQALDARQLPYVRQLSLAGDSAGGALTSSLSGLGQYDASLRIKRQVLIYPSVDYTLSQPSVDENGEGYLLTKARVAWYFDNYFQHAENRLQASPLHGGFSRKLPQTLLVSAGFDPLRDEAFLYADKLRAAEVEAEHMHLDGMVHAFLNLEAIVPEACRAVYQRIGAFLNR, from the coding sequence ATGCATCAGCTCGATCCCGCTCTGGCCGTCTGGCTGGAGGAATACAACCGCGAACTGGCCGAACTGGTGGCCAAAGGCTATAAGGCGACGTCGATCGGCGCGCGCGAAGCGCTGGCCAATCTGACCCGGCAGATGGTGACGCCGGGGCCGGACATCGCCTGGGTCAACGACGATCTGGTGCCGGGCCGCGATTTCACCGTGCCGGTGCGCATCTACCACCCGGACCCAAAGCGCGCGCTGCCGGTGCTGGCGTTTTTCCACGGCGGCGGACACATGGTGGGCAGCGTCAGCGTTTACGACCCGATCTGCCGCCGCCTGGCCGCCGCCAGCCAGCACGTGGTGGTGGCCGCCGACTACCGGCTTGCGCCGGAAAGCCCGTATCCGGCGGGCCTGCAGGACGCCGCCGTCGTGGCCAAGGGCTTGTGGCAGGCGCTGGACGCGCGCCAGCTGCCCTATGTGCGTCAGCTGTCGCTGGCCGGAGATTCCGCCGGCGGCGCGCTGACCTCCAGCCTCAGCGGCCTGGGCCAGTACGACGCCTCCTTGCGGATCAAGCGTCAGGTGCTGATCTATCCCAGCGTCGACTACACTTTGAGCCAGCCCTCGGTGGACGAGAACGGCGAGGGCTATTTGCTGACCAAGGCGCGGGTGGCCTGGTATTTCGACAATTACTTCCAGCATGCCGAAAACCGGCTGCAGGCTTCGCCGCTGCATGGCGGCTTCAGCCGCAAACTGCCGCAGACCCTGCTGGTGTCGGCCGGTTTCGATCCGCTGCGCGACGAGGCGTTTCTTTACGCGGACAAGCTGCGCGCGGCGGAGGTGGAGGCGGAGCACATGCACCTGGACGGCATGGTGCACGCCTTTCTCAATCTGGAGGCCATCGTGCCCGAGGCATGCCGCGCGGTGTATCAGCGCATCGGCGCCTTCCTCAACCGCTAG
- a CDS encoding DNA circularization protein: MFNLSLFAGSAAGALVDASFRGVRFECLRSVDSAQRDQAMHEYPYLDGADVEDLGRKARKVSLSVFFWGRDYQQRLRDFVAALDQAGPGELIHPVFGSMPKAQLLDYQISHEADAPDSCTVEVNWVEATPGNPFFASQQPLQQVEAISALAAKARSLGGEAFAKAQGLLQNANTALTRLGALRVRLSDTVRQLAGMAQQGIAQVVDLLAYPQAFIGQVTSLVDEVANWRFGVKLEIWPGLKWEAEAKLPQATLADWNAMKDRLNGVSKKIGRASDALNQAGKALEVWTEDEIRIDALLKLTVSTSMANAAADLFRSEAAQPTLTPPALEQVAGDVRATLQQAIEQWRKALPGEDTRQVIESLRDLGLQVQRSAAGLVAAKPPLITRKVESAANLRQLAHLWYGDSGRAAELLRLNPQLAHPNHLQAGELIHGYAR, encoded by the coding sequence ATGTTCAATCTCAGTCTGTTTGCCGGTTCCGCCGCCGGCGCGCTGGTGGACGCCAGTTTCCGCGGGGTGCGCTTCGAATGCCTGCGCAGCGTGGACAGCGCCCAGCGCGACCAGGCGATGCACGAATACCCCTATCTGGACGGCGCCGACGTAGAAGACCTGGGCCGCAAGGCGCGCAAGGTTTCGCTCAGCGTCTTCTTCTGGGGCCGCGATTATCAGCAGCGGCTGCGCGACTTCGTCGCCGCGCTGGACCAGGCCGGTCCGGGCGAGTTGATCCACCCGGTATTCGGCAGCATGCCCAAGGCGCAATTGCTGGATTACCAGATCAGTCACGAGGCCGACGCGCCGGATTCCTGCACCGTGGAAGTGAACTGGGTGGAGGCCACGCCGGGCAATCCCTTTTTCGCCAGCCAGCAGCCCTTGCAGCAGGTGGAGGCCATCAGCGCTTTGGCGGCCAAGGCGCGCAGTCTGGGCGGCGAGGCCTTCGCCAAGGCTCAGGGCCTGCTGCAAAACGCCAATACCGCGCTGACCCGGCTGGGCGCGCTGCGCGTGCGCTTGAGCGATACTGTGCGGCAGCTTGCCGGCATGGCGCAGCAAGGCATTGCCCAGGTGGTGGACTTGCTGGCCTATCCGCAAGCCTTCATCGGCCAAGTGACGTCCTTGGTGGACGAGGTCGCCAACTGGCGCTTTGGCGTCAAGCTGGAAATCTGGCCGGGCCTGAAGTGGGAGGCGGAAGCCAAGCTGCCGCAGGCCACCCTGGCCGACTGGAACGCGATGAAGGACCGGCTCAACGGCGTGTCCAAGAAAATCGGCCGCGCGTCCGATGCCTTGAACCAAGCCGGCAAGGCGCTGGAAGTATGGACCGAGGACGAGATCCGCATCGACGCCTTGCTCAAACTGACGGTGTCCACCTCGATGGCGAACGCCGCCGCCGATCTGTTCCGCTCTGAAGCCGCGCAGCCCACGTTGACGCCGCCGGCGCTGGAGCAAGTGGCCGGCGATGTGCGAGCCACGCTGCAGCAGGCCATAGAGCAATGGCGCAAGGCGCTGCCGGGCGAGGACACGCGCCAGGTGATTGAAAGCCTGCGCGATCTGGGCCTGCAGGTGCAGCGCAGCGCCGCCGGCCTGGTGGCCGCCAAGCCGCCCTTGATTACCCGCAAGGTGGAATCCGCCGCCAATCTGCGTCAGTTGGCCCATCTGTGGTACGGCGACAGCGGCCGCGCCGCCGAACTGCTGCGTCTGAATCCGCAGCTGGCGCATCCCAACCATCTGCAAGCAGGAGAGCTGATCCATGGTTACGCCCGCTAA
- a CDS encoding SGNH/GDSL hydrolase family protein, translating into MKSLLLLGLALGPLAHAAAAEPIQPDPRYSHVLSSSGPLSREQLLKTAPPAPMSRAARGDANIELMSVPGPATYTYLRCYYRTGSDAAKPTTDYVWGLDPSSGDYYRLNGYWWSSSALDWKNMYYTDVAQSTLQSVCRNTLQKKGIQQNPAMVFAADNQLSFNYTVWTNGKAGQGAAVNKIVAFGDSLSDNQNVYNASMWTLPNRNSWFLGHFSNGQVWVEYLAGRLQLPVYNWAIGGAGVDTQKLVIPGVQQQVQSWKDYMKQARDYDPATTLFTMLIGGNDFVNYNNSVDKVISGQSQALTSLIDAGARNILVLNLPDVSRAPVFQFKSGAAQVAVQVRDYNQRLNALADQLRLKYGSGLNLRVFDSYALFNKVLNNPSAYQFNNTTQSCLNINADSSTNYLSSQSPRANCVNPDSFVFWDTLHPTTRTHKVLADEVYAFLNGSAALARR; encoded by the coding sequence ATGAAATCGCTGCTATTGCTGGGCCTTGCCCTGGGCCCCTTGGCCCATGCCGCCGCCGCCGAACCGATTCAACCCGATCCGCGCTACAGCCATGTGCTGTCCTCGTCCGGCCCGCTCAGCCGCGAACAGCTGCTGAAGACGGCTCCGCCGGCGCCGATGAGCCGCGCCGCGCGCGGCGACGCCAATATCGAGCTGATGTCGGTGCCCGGCCCGGCCACCTACACCTATTTGCGCTGCTATTACCGCACCGGCAGCGACGCCGCCAAGCCCACCACCGACTACGTGTGGGGGCTGGACCCCAGCAGCGGCGATTACTACCGCTTGAACGGCTACTGGTGGTCCAGCAGCGCGCTGGACTGGAAAAACATGTATTACACCGACGTGGCGCAGAGCACGCTGCAATCGGTCTGCCGCAACACCTTGCAGAAAAAAGGCATTCAGCAGAACCCGGCGATGGTGTTCGCCGCCGACAACCAGCTGTCCTTCAACTACACCGTGTGGACCAACGGCAAGGCCGGCCAGGGCGCCGCCGTCAACAAGATCGTCGCCTTCGGCGACAGCCTGTCCGACAACCAGAACGTCTACAACGCCTCGATGTGGACGCTGCCCAACCGCAACAGCTGGTTCCTAGGCCACTTCAGCAATGGCCAGGTGTGGGTGGAATACCTGGCCGGCCGCCTGCAGCTGCCGGTGTACAACTGGGCGATAGGCGGCGCCGGCGTGGACACGCAAAAACTGGTGATTCCCGGCGTGCAGCAGCAGGTGCAGTCATGGAAGGATTACATGAAGCAGGCCCGCGACTACGATCCGGCCACCACCTTGTTCACCATGCTGATCGGCGGCAACGATTTCGTGAACTACAACAACTCGGTGGACAAGGTGATCAGCGGCCAGAGCCAGGCGCTGACCAGCCTGATCGACGCCGGCGCGCGCAACATCCTGGTGCTCAATCTGCCCGACGTGTCGCGGGCGCCGGTGTTCCAGTTCAAATCCGGCGCGGCCCAGGTGGCCGTCCAGGTGCGCGACTACAACCAGCGTCTGAACGCCCTGGCCGACCAGCTGCGCCTCAAGTACGGCAGCGGCCTGAATCTGCGCGTGTTCGACAGCTACGCGCTGTTCAACAAGGTGCTGAACAACCCCTCCGCCTACCAGTTCAACAACACCACCCAGTCCTGCCTCAACATCAACGCGGACTCCAGCACCAACTATCTGAGTTCGCAGAGCCCGCGCGCCAACTGCGTCAATCCTGACAGCTTCGTGTTCTGGGACACCCTGCACCCCACCACCCGCACGCATAAAGTGCTGGCGGACGAGGTGTACGCCTTCCTGAACGGCTCCGCCGCCCTGGCCCGCCGCTGA
- a CDS encoding DUF1834 family protein, with protein sequence MSQLIQLQDAIADRLRQGLGRMVREVAADLDETGLCGLDLAQGRYQSRLTPAAGSPGLNPQALARLPALWTVAGGVIACQPSASQRQRYKAQARFTVIVGDRLQADRGYAGAGVWQLVYAVRRLLAAQDFGLAVSPLIPEQVRPLAQAQRDGEPWSLVACDFATHWLDEALDNGHWPSPQGETDPDQLFARFGGRLEGPAAEWRSTRLDYRLDGKTAVKAQDVVLQPKPPAV encoded by the coding sequence ATGTCCCAGCTGATCCAACTGCAAGACGCCATCGCCGACCGCCTGCGCCAAGGCCTGGGCCGCATGGTGCGCGAAGTGGCGGCCGATCTGGACGAAACCGGCCTCTGCGGGCTGGATCTGGCGCAAGGCCGTTACCAAAGCCGGCTGACGCCGGCGGCGGGCAGCCCGGGTCTGAATCCGCAGGCGCTGGCGCGCCTGCCGGCGTTGTGGACCGTGGCCGGCGGCGTTATCGCCTGCCAGCCTTCGGCCAGCCAACGCCAGCGCTACAAGGCGCAGGCCCGCTTCACCGTCATCGTCGGCGACCGCCTGCAGGCGGATCGCGGCTACGCCGGCGCCGGCGTCTGGCAGCTGGTTTACGCGGTGCGTCGCTTGCTGGCGGCCCAGGATTTCGGCCTGGCGGTGTCGCCGCTGATTCCCGAGCAAGTGCGACCGCTGGCTCAGGCGCAGCGGGACGGCGAGCCCTGGAGCCTGGTGGCTTGCGATTTCGCCACCCACTGGCTGGACGAGGCGCTGGACAACGGCCACTGGCCGTCGCCGCAAGGCGAGACGGATCCGGACCAGCTGTTCGCCCGCTTCGGCGGCAGGCTGGAAGGCCCCGCCGCCGAATGGCGCAGCACCCGGCTGGACTACCGCCTGGACGGTAAAACGGCCGTCAAGGCCCAGGATGTCGTGCTGCAGCCCAAGCCGCCCGCCGTTTGA
- a CDS encoding M15 family metallopeptidase → MASRAISDLHPQLQPLAEAFVRRCRDAGVEALITCTWRSGAEQDALYAQGRSRPGLKVTNARAGQSAHNAMLHGSPAARAFDVVPLIGGKPVWDAHHPHWQLMGEIGAALGLNWYGRPDAPFREFPHFELNPTDLDKEKK, encoded by the coding sequence ATGGCCAGCAGAGCTATTTCTGACCTGCATCCGCAGTTGCAACCCCTGGCCGAGGCCTTTGTGCGGCGTTGCCGCGACGCCGGCGTGGAGGCTTTGATCACCTGCACCTGGCGCTCCGGCGCGGAACAGGACGCCTTGTACGCGCAGGGCCGCAGCCGGCCCGGTCTCAAGGTCACCAACGCCCGCGCGGGCCAGTCCGCGCACAACGCCATGTTGCACGGCAGTCCGGCCGCGCGAGCCTTCGACGTGGTGCCGCTGATCGGCGGCAAGCCGGTCTGGGACGCCCACCATCCGCACTGGCAGCTGATGGGCGAGATCGGCGCCGCGCTAGGCCTGAATTGGTATGGCCGACCGGACGCGCCGTTCCGCGAGTTTCCCCACTTTGAGTTGAATCCGACCGACCTCGACAAGGAGAAAAAATGA
- a CDS encoding phage tail sheath C-terminal domain-containing protein, which translates to MASPNISFDQIPASIRKPGKYFEFNTKLAVRTLPGNPQRVLVIGQRFADSAQPALAALDVFSDEQAAQAFGRGSYAHLLARAAINANPYLQLSVIAVDDADSAAAAVGTFTFTGPATGAGVASLFIGGRRIDVAVAAGDDAAKIAAAAKAAVDKLADLPVTAAAAKEVLTLTARHKGAAGNAVALKAQEQIAGLGITVGAMKGGAADPDIAPALAAVVSGGHHIVVNPFNNDTAFTALRTHLDFVSGPMEQRGAIGVVGAVGALSEVSAVASKLASGRVSAAWYRGSAKLPGELAAAYAAVIASEEDPARPLNTLELKGLDVVELAARTSRTEQENALYNGVTPLEVGPGERVQIVRSISTYTKDAQGVDDVSLLDLTTIRTLDYVRRACRERVALRFPREKLSDRTPSKVRSELLDVLYKLEELEIIEAVEANKDGLIVERDAQDVNRLDAKIPVDVVNGLHVFAGRIDLLL; encoded by the coding sequence ATGGCCAGCCCCAACATCAGCTTCGACCAGATTCCGGCGTCCATCCGCAAGCCGGGCAAATACTTCGAGTTCAACACCAAGCTGGCGGTGCGCACCCTGCCGGGCAATCCGCAGCGCGTGCTGGTGATCGGCCAGCGTTTCGCCGACTCCGCTCAGCCGGCTCTGGCCGCGCTGGACGTGTTCAGCGACGAGCAGGCCGCCCAGGCTTTCGGCCGCGGCTCCTACGCCCATCTGCTGGCCCGCGCCGCCATCAACGCCAACCCCTATCTGCAACTCAGCGTGATCGCGGTTGACGACGCGGACAGCGCCGCCGCCGCCGTCGGCACCTTCACCTTCACCGGCCCGGCCACCGGCGCCGGCGTGGCCAGCCTGTTCATCGGCGGCCGCCGCATCGACGTGGCCGTGGCCGCAGGCGACGACGCCGCCAAGATCGCCGCCGCCGCCAAGGCCGCCGTCGACAAGTTGGCGGATCTGCCGGTGACCGCCGCCGCGGCCAAGGAAGTGCTGACCCTGACCGCGCGCCATAAGGGCGCGGCCGGCAACGCCGTCGCCTTGAAAGCGCAGGAACAGATCGCCGGCCTCGGCATCACCGTGGGCGCGATGAAGGGCGGCGCCGCCGATCCGGACATCGCTCCGGCGCTGGCGGCCGTGGTCAGCGGCGGCCACCACATCGTGGTCAACCCCTTCAACAACGACACCGCCTTCACCGCGCTGCGCACCCATCTGGACTTCGTGTCCGGTCCGATGGAGCAACGCGGCGCCATCGGCGTGGTCGGCGCCGTCGGCGCGCTGTCGGAAGTCAGCGCCGTCGCCTCCAAACTGGCCAGCGGCCGCGTCAGCGCCGCCTGGTATCGGGGCTCCGCCAAGCTGCCGGGCGAACTGGCCGCCGCTTACGCCGCGGTGATCGCCAGCGAGGAAGATCCGGCCCGTCCGCTCAACACCCTGGAGCTCAAAGGCCTGGACGTGGTGGAACTGGCCGCCCGCACCAGCCGCACCGAGCAGGAAAACGCCCTCTACAACGGCGTGACCCCGCTGGAAGTGGGCCCGGGCGAACGCGTGCAGATCGTGCGCTCCATCAGCACCTACACCAAGGACGCGCAGGGCGTGGACGACGTGTCGCTGCTGGATCTGACCACCATCCGCACTCTGGACTACGTGCGCCGCGCCTGCCGCGAGCGCGTGGCGCTGCGCTTCCCGCGCGAAAAGCTGTCCGATCGCACCCCGTCCAAGGTCCGCTCCGAGCTGCTGGACGTGCTCTACAAGCTGGAAGAGCTGGAAATCATCGAGGCGGTGGAGGCCAACAAGGACGGCCTGATCGTTGAGCGCGACGCGCAAGACGTGAACCGTCTGGACGCCAAGATCCCGGTGGACGTGGTCAACGGCCTGCACGTGTTCGCCGGCCGCATCGATCTGCTGCTGTAA
- a CDS encoding Mor transcription activator family protein — protein MTVANIAPALPETMRLVAELIGLPRTLQLVQALGGTTLPISKNQSKAGQLRFAALVEVIGEDAAASLTHHFGGDILYVPRCSQALRLARNQQLLSDFDQLLDQGLGANEAVSVLAIRFQLSDRMVWRVLKTPSQDLH, from the coding sequence ATGACCGTAGCCAATATTGCCCCGGCCCTGCCCGAAACCATGCGCCTGGTGGCTGAGCTGATCGGGCTGCCGCGCACCTTGCAACTGGTGCAGGCGCTGGGCGGCACCACCTTGCCCATCTCCAAAAACCAAAGCAAGGCGGGCCAGCTGCGCTTCGCCGCGTTAGTGGAGGTGATAGGGGAGGACGCCGCCGCCAGTCTGACCCATCATTTTGGCGGCGACATCCTGTACGTGCCGCGTTGCAGCCAAGCCTTGCGTCTGGCGCGCAATCAGCAGCTGTTGAGCGACTTCGATCAGCTGCTGGACCAAGGCCTGGGCGCCAACGAGGCGGTCAGCGTGCTGGCCATCCGCTTCCAACTGAGCGACCGCATGGTGTGGCGCGTGCTGAAAACGCCCAGTCAAGATCTGCATTAA
- a CDS encoding S24 family peptidase, which produces MEKNLEQSDFKQRLESLIGAEKPYAWATRIGINKGSFTNMWYHGGVPRAATASKIAEASGCRLEWLLHGSGPQYDAAPPVGASIRLERDSDCFVPDNVHDEFCFIPRYNLKASAGFGSNASEEAPMFYMAFRKYWIKNHLNASARDLAVISVKGDSMSGVLEDRDTILVNTAEHSPGEGLYVIRMGEDIFVKQLQRLPGGAVQVRSANPLYETFTVDLQRNTGEFEVIGRVVWFGRQIG; this is translated from the coding sequence ATGGAAAAAAACTTGGAACAGAGTGACTTCAAGCAGCGGCTGGAGTCGTTGATAGGCGCGGAGAAGCCCTACGCCTGGGCCACTCGCATTGGAATCAACAAAGGCTCGTTCACCAATATGTGGTATCACGGCGGCGTGCCGCGCGCGGCCACCGCCAGCAAGATCGCGGAGGCCAGCGGTTGCAGGCTGGAATGGCTATTGCACGGCAGCGGCCCGCAGTACGACGCGGCGCCGCCGGTAGGCGCCTCGATTAGACTAGAACGCGATTCGGACTGTTTTGTACCCGACAACGTCCATGATGAGTTCTGTTTCATCCCGCGCTATAACCTGAAGGCTTCGGCCGGCTTTGGTTCCAATGCCAGCGAAGAGGCGCCGATGTTCTATATGGCCTTCCGCAAATACTGGATCAAGAACCATCTGAACGCCTCCGCCCGGGACTTGGCGGTGATCAGCGTCAAGGGCGACAGCATGAGCGGCGTGCTGGAGGATCGCGACACCATCCTGGTCAACACCGCCGAGCACTCCCCCGGCGAGGGCCTGTACGTGATCCGCATGGGCGAGGACATCTTCGTCAAGCAGTTGCAGCGTTTGCCCGGCGGCGCGGTGCAGGTGCGCAGCGCCAATCCCTTGTACGAGACCTTCACCGTGGACCTGCAACGCAATACCGGCGAGTTCGAGGTCATCGGCCGCGTGGTCTGGTTTGGCCGCCAGATCGGCTGA
- a CDS encoding tail fiber protein, protein MSNTTVCIKPQFQVNVLGQAETNPVRIEMNQCCCDDGANSGASVPSGAIQYFARKEAPAGWIKADGSLVSKQQYASLYQAIGDMFANKEMDTDIQALLKFDDRNKLIDLISGKEAVLVGAANLSSEQSKFGKTSLQTKAKGHYARFTVQSKFNPDAFTIEGWHYPMFTGHPNWIFGMNASAPWGEIGLGIHSQTKAPMVWLAGPGSGFICEGVQGQANAFPEARWYHIALCYDGATYRLFVDGKLAWSLKTELKVNIPDNTIVFSVDGHDPIYADSAGGYFQDWMISKKCRYQAEFTPPGEQTGSSRPENTELFQLPDLRGEFIRGWDDGRRVDAGRVLGSAQASTQALVDDDVALAVGVIDRKSNNLPELGYEPATSSSVQVHKLTPSGQAVGDAQSLRSIRPRNLALLACIKA, encoded by the coding sequence ATGTCGAACACGACTGTCTGCATCAAGCCGCAATTCCAGGTCAATGTCCTGGGGCAAGCGGAAACCAATCCCGTACGTATCGAAATGAATCAGTGCTGCTGCGACGACGGCGCAAACTCGGGAGCTTCGGTTCCGAGCGGCGCCATCCAGTATTTCGCCCGCAAGGAAGCGCCGGCGGGCTGGATCAAGGCGGATGGCTCGCTGGTGTCCAAACAGCAATATGCCTCTTTGTACCAGGCTATTGGCGATATGTTCGCCAACAAGGAAATGGACACGGACATCCAGGCGCTGCTCAAGTTTGACGATCGCAACAAATTGATCGATCTGATCAGCGGCAAAGAGGCGGTGCTGGTGGGCGCCGCGAACCTGAGCTCCGAGCAAAGCAAATTCGGCAAAACCAGTTTGCAGACCAAGGCCAAGGGCCATTACGCCCGCTTCACCGTGCAAAGCAAGTTCAACCCGGACGCGTTCACGATTGAAGGCTGGCATTACCCGATGTTCACCGGTCATCCCAACTGGATTTTCGGCATGAACGCTTCGGCGCCCTGGGGCGAGATCGGTCTCGGCATCCATTCGCAGACCAAGGCGCCGATGGTTTGGTTGGCCGGTCCCGGTTCCGGTTTTATCTGCGAAGGCGTACAGGGCCAGGCCAATGCGTTTCCTGAGGCCCGCTGGTATCACATCGCGCTGTGTTACGACGGCGCGACCTATCGCCTGTTTGTCGACGGCAAGCTGGCGTGGAGCCTGAAGACTGAGCTGAAAGTCAATATTCCGGACAACACCATCGTGTTCTCGGTGGATGGCCACGACCCGATTTACGCCGACTCCGCCGGCGGCTACTTCCAGGATTGGATGATTTCCAAGAAGTGCCGCTACCAGGCCGAGTTCACTCCGCCGGGTGAACAAACCGGCTCGTCCCGTCCGGAAAACACCGAGCTGTTTCAATTGCCCGATCTGCGGGGCGAATTCATCCGTGGCTGGGACGATGGACGTAGGGTTGATGCTGGTCGGGTATTGGGTTCGGCGCAAGCATCGACGCAAGCACTAGTGGACGACGATGTTGCTCTGGCGGTTGGAGTCATCGATCGCAAGAGCAATAACTTGCCTGAATTGGGGTATGAGCCGGCGACTTCCTCATCCGTTCAAGTTCACAAGCTCACTCCTAGTGGCCAAGCGGTGGGCGACGCCCAATCGCTCCGATCCATCCGTCCTCGCAACCTCGCCCTGCTGGCCTGCATCAAGGCCTGA
- a CDS encoding SIS domain-containing protein: MIQHIEASLSEAQTALANLLANPEALASIDAAAQTLIASLTAGGRVFSCGNGGSMCDAMHFAEELTGRYRKNRRGMAAVAISDPSHMTCVANDYGYEFVFSRYLESHARAGDVLIGISTSGNSQTIVNAAEVARDMGVKVIILTGRAGTRLEPLADVYVNTPGGQFADRVQELHIKVLHILIELVERHFCPENY, translated from the coding sequence ATGATTCAACACATCGAAGCCAGCCTGAGCGAGGCGCAAACCGCCTTGGCCAATCTGCTGGCCAACCCGGAAGCGCTGGCCAGCATCGACGCGGCGGCGCAAACCCTGATCGCCAGCCTGACGGCCGGCGGACGCGTCTTTTCCTGCGGCAACGGCGGTTCGATGTGCGACGCCATGCATTTCGCCGAGGAACTGACCGGCCGCTATCGCAAGAACCGCCGCGGCATGGCCGCGGTCGCCATTTCCGACCCCAGCCACATGACTTGCGTGGCCAACGACTACGGCTACGAGTTCGTGTTTTCGCGCTATCTGGAAAGCCATGCCCGCGCCGGCGACGTGCTGATCGGCATCAGCACCAGCGGCAACAGCCAGACCATCGTCAACGCCGCAGAGGTGGCCCGCGACATGGGCGTCAAAGTCATCATCCTCACCGGCCGCGCCGGCACGCGGCTGGAGCCACTGGCCGATGTCTACGTCAACACGCCGGGCGGTCAGTTCGCGGACCGGGTGCAGGAACTGCACATCAAGGTGCTGCACATCCTGATTGAATTGGTGGAACGCCACTTCTGCCCGGAAAACTATTGA